In one window of Lewinella sp. 4G2 DNA:
- a CDS encoding TRAP transporter small permease, with protein sequence MKKLYTSINRIIEIFLIVIFALLVVDVLGQVLSRKVFGQSFTFTEELARYALIWLTILGAAYLNGQRDHLAMDFWLNKLPPEKKVQRLRIIELVMAAFALVVMVIGGGNLVYTTLRLGQLSAAMSIPLGFIYAIVPFSGLLVIFYSYYNYSRHEY encoded by the coding sequence ATGAAAAAGCTATATACTTCAATAAACAGGATCATTGAGATTTTTCTCATTGTGATCTTTGCGCTGTTGGTGGTGGACGTGCTGGGGCAAGTCCTCAGCAGGAAGGTATTCGGGCAGTCTTTCACCTTTACGGAAGAGCTGGCACGGTACGCCTTGATCTGGCTTACCATTCTGGGTGCCGCCTACCTCAATGGCCAACGGGACCACTTGGCCATGGATTTTTGGCTAAATAAATTACCGCCCGAGAAAAAGGTGCAACGGCTGCGTATTATTGAGTTGGTGATGGCTGCCTTTGCTTTGGTCGTCATGGTAATTGGTGGGGGGAACCTAGTATACACGACGCTGCGGCTAGGCCAGTTATCGGCGGCGATGAGTATTCCCCTCGGATTTATTTACGCCATCGTGCCCTTCAGCGGCCTGCTGGTGATCTTTTACAGCTACTACAATTATTCGCGCCATGAGTATTGA
- a CDS encoding TRAP transporter large permease, whose product MSIEMISILLLFASFFGLLWYGVPVAYSIGISTTLTILLNIAFLPGITTVSQRMTTGIDSFPLLAIPFFVLAGELMNRGGVANRLINLAKSLVGSLPGGLAYVNTLAAMLFGAISGSAVAAASAIGSVMTDRMEEEGYPRPFSAALNITASTTGLLIPPSNVLIIYALASGGAASVEALFIAGYIPGILVGLALMAVAAVIAFRRKFRRGERVALSQIWEDFRKAFFSLLMLVVVVGGIIYGFFTATEAAAVAVAYALALGAAYGTITFKELPSVILNSAKTTAVVMFLICTSMAMSWLFSFESIPQLMTDFLLNTVSSPILIFLLINITLLVVGTFMDMTPAVLIFTPIFLPVVVSLGMDPVHFGIVMVLNLCIGLCTPPVGTILFVGAGIAKISVGEVIKPLLPFLGAMIAVLLAITFFEDIVLWLPRLFGL is encoded by the coding sequence ATGAGTATTGAGATGATCAGCATCCTGTTGCTCTTCGCGAGCTTCTTTGGTCTGCTGTGGTACGGCGTGCCGGTTGCGTATAGCATTGGTATTTCGACTACGCTCACCATTTTATTGAATATCGCTTTCCTGCCGGGCATCACCACCGTTTCGCAGCGGATGACGACCGGCATCGATAGCTTCCCTTTGCTGGCCATCCCTTTTTTCGTGCTAGCTGGCGAGTTGATGAATCGGGGTGGGGTAGCGAACCGCTTGATCAACCTGGCCAAATCCCTGGTGGGGAGCCTGCCGGGTGGGTTAGCCTACGTCAATACGCTCGCGGCGATGCTCTTCGGAGCCATTTCCGGATCGGCGGTGGCGGCGGCCTCGGCCATCGGTAGCGTCATGACGGACCGGATGGAGGAAGAAGGCTACCCGCGCCCCTTCAGCGCCGCCCTCAACATTACGGCGAGTACGACGGGCCTGTTGATTCCCCCGAGTAACGTACTCATCATTTATGCACTGGCGAGTGGTGGCGCGGCCTCCGTGGAAGCGCTGTTCATTGCCGGCTACATCCCCGGTATCCTGGTGGGTCTGGCGCTGATGGCCGTGGCGGCGGTGATTGCCTTTCGTAGGAAGTTCCGCCGCGGCGAACGGGTGGCCCTGAGCCAGATTTGGGAAGACTTCCGCAAGGCTTTCTTCAGTCTGTTGATGCTGGTCGTAGTAGTAGGCGGTATTATCTACGGTTTCTTCACCGCTACGGAGGCAGCCGCAGTGGCGGTAGCTTACGCACTGGCACTGGGAGCTGCCTACGGTACGATCACCTTTAAAGAACTACCCTCCGTGATCCTGAACAGCGCGAAAACGACGGCGGTCGTCATGTTCCTGATCTGCACGAGTATGGCGATGTCGTGGCTCTTCTCCTTCGAATCCATCCCACAACTGATGACGGACTTTTTGCTGAATACCGTCAGCAGCCCCATCCTGATCTTCCTGTTGATCAACATCACCCTACTGGTGGTCGGTACCTTTATGGATATGACTCCGGCGGTGCTCATCTTCACCCCCATCTTCCTCCCCGTAGTCGTTAGCCTGGGCATGGACCCGGTCCACTTTGGCATCGTGATGGTCCTGAATCTCTGTATCGGCCTCTGTACGCCGCCGGTGGGGACGATCCTATTTGTTGGTGCCGGCATCGCGAAGATCTCGGTGGGGGAGGTGATCAAACCCTTGTTGCCCTTCCTGGGTGCGATGATCGCGGTGTTACTGGCGATTACGTTTTTTGAGGATATTGTGTTGTGGCTGCCGCGGTTGTTTGGGTTGTAG
- a CDS encoding porin family protein, with protein sequence MRYLLALLICCSAALSAQSDTTRAINRLEVGAHFGIMEHTVDFTPNANEENFRGNTYGLTLRYFDHHLVGIQAELSYVEAGWREDFEEDFTSLYERATNYAEVLILTQFSVGRGAFQPMLQAGPYLAFPLGDTEMTPEGFVLPDTDIISRYEYDIPFRLNYGAQAGLGFNLQLGRLTIQAEGRYLLGFNDIIRNGDTTTVISRRVGYGGRGAVLFAL encoded by the coding sequence ATGCGCTATCTCCTTGCCCTGCTGATTTGTTGTTCCGCGGCCCTCAGTGCTCAATCGGACACAACGCGAGCGATCAATCGCCTGGAAGTAGGTGCTCACTTCGGTATTATGGAGCATACCGTGGACTTCACCCCGAACGCCAACGAAGAAAACTTCCGGGGCAACACCTACGGCCTGACGCTGCGGTATTTTGACCACCATTTGGTGGGTATCCAAGCGGAGCTTTCCTACGTCGAAGCCGGCTGGCGGGAGGATTTTGAGGAAGATTTTACCAGCCTCTACGAGCGGGCGACCAATTACGCAGAAGTGTTGATCCTTACCCAGTTCAGTGTCGGACGCGGTGCCTTCCAACCGATGTTGCAGGCAGGGCCTTATCTCGCCTTCCCACTGGGTGATACGGAGATGACGCCGGAGGGGTTCGTCCTCCCCGATACGGACATCATTTCGCGCTACGAATACGATATTCCCTTTCGCCTCAATTACGGGGCGCAGGCGGGCCTGGGTTTTAACCTCCAACTGGGCCGGTTAACCATCCAAGCGGAAGGGCGGTATTTGCTGGGGTTTAACGACATCATTCGAAATGGGGATACGACGACCGTCATTAGCCGGCGGGTGGGGTACGGTGGCCGGGGGGCGGTGTTGTTTGCGCTATAG
- a CDS encoding TRAP transporter substrate-binding protein produces the protein MKTTLTNLLGVLLTASVLLLGLNSCQELGGGKVIYLAHTLPTSHPVHQGMEVFAEEIRESSGGQLDVKIFPDGQLGSEREVLELLQIGSIAMTKVSAATMANFAPEYKVLGVPYLFRGKDHMFNVLEGPTGKEILEAGSDYLLKGLCFYDAGSRSFYTVEKPVKTPEDLAGMKIRVMSHQMSVDMVNAMGGSATPMAYGELYSALEQGVVDGAENNPPSFVTSRHYEIAKYYTLDEHSSVPDVLVMGTGYWASLTEQEQDWVMAAAKRSADAQKQFWKDNVELSMKTLREAGVEIFKPEKSLFAESSKSVVAEFSRDETMRRLVESIQGQ, from the coding sequence ATGAAGACTACGCTGACCAACTTGCTGGGTGTTTTGCTGACTGCCAGCGTGCTGCTCTTGGGATTGAACTCCTGCCAGGAGCTGGGTGGTGGAAAGGTGATCTACCTGGCCCACACCCTGCCGACGTCCCACCCCGTGCACCAGGGGATGGAGGTCTTTGCCGAAGAGATCCGCGAAAGCTCCGGGGGCCAACTCGACGTGAAGATCTTCCCCGACGGGCAACTGGGTTCCGAACGCGAAGTGCTCGAACTACTGCAAATCGGCAGCATCGCCATGACGAAAGTGAGCGCGGCGACGATGGCCAATTTCGCGCCGGAATACAAAGTGCTCGGCGTGCCCTACCTCTTCCGCGGTAAGGACCACATGTTCAACGTGCTGGAAGGACCAACGGGAAAGGAAATTCTGGAGGCCGGTAGCGATTACCTTTTGAAGGGGCTCTGCTTCTACGATGCCGGTAGCCGTAGTTTCTATACGGTCGAAAAACCGGTAAAAACGCCGGAGGACCTGGCGGGCATGAAGATCCGGGTGATGAGCCACCAGATGTCAGTGGATATGGTTAACGCCATGGGCGGCTCGGCTACTCCGATGGCCTACGGCGAGCTGTATTCCGCCCTCGAGCAGGGTGTGGTGGACGGGGCGGAAAACAACCCTCCGAGCTTCGTGACCAGCCGCCACTACGAAATTGCCAAGTATTACACCCTAGATGAGCACAGCTCGGTACCGGACGTCCTGGTAATGGGAACGGGCTACTGGGCGTCGCTCACTGAACAGGAACAGGATTGGGTGATGGCGGCCGCCAAGCGCTCCGCCGATGCGCAAAAGCAATTTTGGAAGGATAACGTGGAGCTGAGCATGAAGACACTAAGGGAAGCCGGCGTGGAGATCTTTAAGCCGGAAAAATCCCTCTTCGCCGAAAGTTCCAAATCGGTGGTAGCGGAGTTCAGTCGGGACGAAACTATGCGGCGCTTGGTGGAGAGTATTCAGGGGCAGTAG